The Trichomycterus rosablanca isolate fTriRos1 chromosome 13, fTriRos1.hap1, whole genome shotgun sequence sequence gacacaccaaacatgtggaagaaggtgctctggtcagatgaaaccaaaatcgaactttttggccacaatgcaaaacgttatgtttggcgtaaaagcaacacagctcatcaccctgaacacaccatccccactgtcaaacatggtggtggcagcatcatggtttgggcctgcttttcttcagcagggacagggaagatggttagaattgatgggaagatggatggagccaaatacaggaccattctggaagaaaacctgttgcagtctgcaaaagacctgagactgggacggagatttatcttccaacaagacaatgatccaaaacataaagcaaaatctacaatggaatggttcacaaataaacgtatccaggtgttagaatggccaagtcaaagtccagacctgaatcccatcgagaatctgtggaaagagctgaaaactgctgttcacaaacgctctccatccaacctcactgagctcgagctgttttgcaaggaagaattggcaaaaatttctgtctctcgatgtgcaaaactgatagagacataccccaagcgacttgcagctgtaatcgcagcaaaaggtggcgctacaaagtattaacgcaagggggctgaataatattgcacgccccacttttcagttttttatttctaaaaaaagttttaaatatccaataaatttcgttccacttcacgattgtgtcccacttgttgttgattcttcacaaaaaattacaatttcatatcgttatgtttgaagcctgaaatgtggcaaaaggttgaaaagttcaagggggctgaatacttttgcaaggcactgtatatacagtcatgtgaaaaagttagaacaccccatgagaacctttgtctttttgaacatatttaaacaaatgaacatttgagcttcatttgaacagtattgagagatggagcttatataactaaacaaatgaaactgaaaaaattacttttaaacacaagttgtaaaatgtaataaacaaaaaagaaaatttattgtgaggaaaaagttaggacaccctatgtcgtaatagctggtgtttccccctttggctgaaataacctcaattagacatttcctataaccatctaccgtctctgacatcgactggaagAAAGTTTTCcccactcctccatacagaatttcttcagctgtgtgagatttgatgggtttcttgcatgcacagcccgtttcaaatcacccaacagcatctcaataggattaagatccgggctttgacttggccattccagaattctccatttctttcttttgagccattccttggtaaATTTACTGGGATGTTTTGGGTTGTTGGCATGTTGCATGatccacctccgcttcagctttagtttttggacagatggtcttacatttttctcaagcaccctctgatacagtgaagaattcattgtggattctataatggagagcttgccaggccctgctgcagccccaaaccatgacatttccacctccatgcttcacagttggtatgaggttcttgttccCAAATGCTGTGTTGggtttgcgccaaacatgtcttctgttactgcgcccaaataattcagctttggattcatctgtccaaagcacattgttccagaagtgctggtctttgtctaggtgttctctggtaaactttagtcttgccctgatgtttttttcacagcaagggtttcctccttgctcaCTTCCCAtaaaaaatcaaacttgtgcagtctctttctgatagtagatgcatgtaccctgacatcaactgtggcaaaaGCTAGCTGTAGGTCCCGCGATgtcattgtaggattattggagatttctttacgcatcttgcggtctgctcttgggctgaacttgctaggacaggctgacctggccatgttggcagttgttttaaatgttcacacttgtaaattattttccgtacagtggaatggctgatttctaattgttttgtgatctttttaaatcccttcccagactcatatgcatttacaaccttctttctgaaggcctcagaaagctctttagatctcaccatggtgatagcacttacttcaacaatcaagagcaaaccaaactaatgtctgaggtttaaataaaactccaatgtcctcttaacgatggtctaatcattgcagctgatgtgttgcaccggattctaattttagacgttttaagtagtaataaatgtgggggtgtcctaactttttcctcacaataaatttccatttttgttcattacattttacagcttgtgtttaaaagtaattttttaacattttatttgtttagttatataagctccatctctcagtactgttcaaatgaagctcaaatgtttaaatatgttcaaaaagacaaaggatttcatggggtgtcctaactttttcacataactgtatatatacaggggttggacaaaataactgaaacacctgtcattttagtgtgggaggtttcatggctaaattggaccagtctggtggccaatgttcattaattgcacattgcaccagtaagagcagagtgtgaaggttcaattagcagggtaagagcacagttttgctcaaaatattgcaatgcacacaacattatgggtgacataccagagttcaaaagaggacaaattgttggtgcacgtcttgctggcgcatctgtgaccaagacagcaagtctttgtgatgtatcaagagccacggtatccagggtaatgtcagcataccaccaagaaggacagaccacatccaacaggattaactgtggacgcaagaggaagctgtctgaaagggatgttcgggtgctaacccggattgtatccaaaaaacataaaaccacggctgcccaaatcacggcagaattaaatgtgcacctcaactctcctgtttccaccagaactgtccgtcgggagctccacagggtcaatatacacggccgggctgctatagccaaacctttggtcactcgtgccaatgccaaacgtcggtttcaatggtgcaaggagcgcaaatcttgggctgtggacaatgtgaaacatgtattgttctctgatgagtccacctttactgttttccccacatccgggagagttacggtgtggagaagccccaaagaagcgtaccacccagactgttgcatgcccagagtgaagcatgggggtggatcagtgatggtttgggctgccatatcatggcattcccttggcccaatacttgtgctagatgggcgcgtcactgccaaggactaccgaaccattctggaggaccatgtgcatccaatggcggtgccgtgtatcaggatgacaatgcaccaatacacacagcaagactggtgaaagattggtttgatgaacatgaaagtgaagttgaacatctcccatgtcaccagatctaaatattattgagccactttggggtgttttggagaagcgagtcaggaaacgttttcctccaccagcatcaagtagtgacctggccactatcctgcaagaagaatggcttaaaatccctctgaccactgtgcaggacttgtatatgtcatttccaagacgaattgacgctgtattggccgcaaaaggaggccctacaccatactaataaattattgtggtctaaaaccaggtgtttcagttattttgtccaacccctgtatatatacagtgtatcacaaaaatgagtacacccctcacatttctgcaaatatttcattatatcttttcatgggacaacactatagacatgaaacttggatataacttagagtagtcagtgtacagcttgtatagcagtgtagatttactgtcttctgaaaataactcaacacacagccattaatgtctaaatagctggcaacataagtgagtacaccccacagtgaacatgtccaaattgtgcccaaatgtgtcgttgtccctccctggtgtcatgtgtcaaggtcccaggtgtaaatggggagcagggctgttaaatttggtgttttgggtacaattctcttatactggccactggatattcaacatggcacctcatggcaaagaactctctgaggatgtgagaaatagaattgttgctctccacaaagatggcctgggctattagaagattgctaacaccctgaaactgagctacagcatggtggccaaggtcatacagcggttttccaggacaggttccactcggaacaggcttcgccagggtcgaccaaagaagttgagtccacgtgttcggcgtcatatccagaggttggctttaaaaaatagacacatgagtgctgccagcattgctgcagaggttgaagacgtgagaggtcagcctgtcagtgctcagaccatacgccgcacactgcatcaacttggtctgcatggtcgtcatcccagaaggaagctgacgcacaagaaagcccgcaaacagtttgctgaagacaagcagtccaagaacatggattactggaatgccctgtggtctgacgagaccaagataaacttgtttggctcagatggtgtccagcatgtgtggcggcgccctggtgagaagtaccaagacaactgtatcttgcctacagtcaagcatagtggtggcagcatcatggtcttgggctgcatgagtgttgctggcactggggagctgcagttcgttgagtgaaacatgaattccaacatttactgtgacattctgaaacagagcatgatcccttcccttcgaaaactgggcctcatggcagttttccaacaggataacgaccccaaacacaacctccaagatgacaactgccttgctgaggaagctgaaggtaaaggtgatggactaaacccaattgagcacctgtggcgcatcctcaagtggaaggtggaggagttcaaggtgtctaacatccaccagctccgtgatgtcatcatggaggagtggaagaggattccagtagcaacctgtgcagctctggtgaattccatgcccaggagggttaaggcagtgctggataataatggtggtcacacaaaatattgacactttgggcacaatttggacacaatttggacatgttcactgtggggtgtactcacttatgttgccagccatttagacattaatggctgtgtgtagagttattttcagaagacagtaaatctacactgctatacaagctgtacactgactactctaagttatatccaagtttcatgtctatagtgttgtcccatgaaaagatataatgaaatatttgcagaaatgtgaggggtgtactcacttttgtgatacactgtatatatacagtgtatcacaaaagtgagtacacccctcacatttctgcagatatttaagtatatcttttcatgggacaacactgacaaaatgacactttgacacaatgaaaagtagtctgtgtgcagcttatataacagtgtaaatttattcttccctcaaaataacccaatatacagccattaatgtctaaaccaccggcaacaaaagtgagtacacccctaagagactacacccctaaatgtccaaattgagcactgcttgtcattttccctccaaaatgtcatgtgatttgttagtgttactaggtctcaggtgtgcatagggagcaggtgtgttcaatttagtagtacagctctcacactctctcatactggtcactgaaagttccaacatggcacctcatggcaaagaactctctgaggatcttaaaagacgaattgttgcgctacatgaagatggccaaggctacaagaagattgccaacaccctgaaactgagctgcagcacagtggccaagatcatccagcgttttaaaagagcagggtccactcagaacagacctcgcgttggtcgtccaaagaagccgagtgcacgtgctcagcgtcacatccaactgctgtctttgaaagataggcgcaggagtgctgtcagcattgctgcagagattgaaaaggtggggggtcagcctgtcagtgctcagaccatacgccgcacactacatcaaattggtctgcatggctgtcaccccagaaggaagcctcttctgaagtctctacacaagaaagcccgcaaacagtttgctgaagacatgtcaacaaaggacatggattactggaaccatgtcctatggtctgatgagaccaagattaatttgtttggtttagatggtctcaagcatgtgtggcggcaatcaggtgaggagtacaaagataagtgtgtcatgcctacagtcaagcatggtggtgggaatgccatggtctggggctgcatgagtgcagcaggtgttggggagttacatttcattgagggacacatgaactccaatatgtactgtgaaatactgaagcagagcatgatcccctccctccggaaactgggtcgcagggcagtgttccagcatgataatgaccccaaacacacctctaagacgaccactgctttattgaagaggctaagggtaaaggtgatggactggccaagcatgtctccagacctaaacccaatagaacatctttggggcatcctcaagtggaaggtggaggagcgcaaagtctcgaatatccgccagctccgtgatgtcgtcatggaggagtggaaaagcattccagtggcaacctgtgaagctctggtaaactccatgcccaggaaagttaaggcagttctgggaaataatggtggccacacaaaatattgacacttcaggaactttcactaaggggtgtactcacttttgttgccggtggtttagacattaatggctgtatattgagttattttgagggaagaataaatttacactgttatataagctgcacacagactacttttcattgtgtcaaagtgtcattttgtcagtgttgtcccatgaaaagatatacttaaatatctgcagaaatgtgaggggtgtactcacttttgtgatacactgtatatatatgtatgtatatgaatgACTACAACTTCTGACTACCTTTTCAGTACAGcagtaaaatatattatatatgttacTGTTGTGTTTTTGAAAGATGTATTGAAAAATTAGACAGTTTGTGAAATATCCAACAGCTTGTGGTTTTGAAAATTAGGCAGAATATGCTGGGAAACTGTTGTGGGTATGGAATGTGTTGTAATATGAATGaagaattcattaaaaaaaaatgatgtggGGAagaattgcattttttttatgcaGTTACGTGatacagtggtagtctagtgaaTAGAGCTTTAGATTGTGTGTTTAAATCCAGACTCTGCCGGGAGGTGCCCTGAATCCTCTCAGCTAATGTataccatacaatggctgagcctGAGTTCTTACCCCAGCTTACACaatacatgtatatgtatataaaacaaattaagGCATTCCATGTGCCATAGATAATTATTACCATACAAATATAACAagtgtgtcatttatttgtctttttgtCAGATCTTGCCCATATATGATGTCTGGTTTTCTCAAGATGGGTTCATTGCATGTACTCCCATCAGTAGCATCAAATGTGACCATTTGCATCACAAGGGTAAATCTTCAACATGACTGTTCTTTTGTGGAACTTGGAGGAAGTTTTAATCATGTACAACTTGCAAAAGAAATATCTGACCAAATGAAACAAGACATTCAAATTCCTAAAGAGAGAGATTGTGATTTTGAAGGGAATCCTGGTGATTTGTCTTGTTGAAGAAGACCAGACTTGGCAATCTTTTCCTAATTGATGATGGAAGAACACTCTGGGTAACAAGCACTGTTTTGGCAAGGGGTCAGAGTAGCTTTTTTAATCTGCTGCCCATGATGGAGCTTTTTATTCTGGCCAGTGCATCACCACTTTCTCTTGAAAACAGGTGGTCTCCAACTGCTTCGGAGTTTCTCAAGTCTTTGTGtggtacagtcgacccttgacttacgaacttAATTGGTTccgggctgttcttaagtcaaaatgtttgtatgttaaacctatttttcccataagaaataatgtaaatagaatgaaTCCATGCCAGAacccccaaaccacccccttacctaacccttctaatgtcttaaatggacttttttgttttaaatacaagTGTATtctcccttaatcttaaattatagaatagacaatactgtaataaacaattataaataacaatacacagtagtactgtacaccatcacattttataaaatgtactgtatctaccagaaacaacaataactctcatatttctctatttccttgtttatttcaatagtgttgtattttgtaggtataattgcatgaaagaaagactGAGCCGAATtacttcttctctctcactcaatgTCCCTGCTGTctaatacacagtgacagctactggcaggagtaattacacaacaaatagtgattttttttcattttctcagctctgcaCTCTCTCTGCTccttatttggggacattttaatattgaaaacaccggaaaaacaccatccgctgtcggagtcaacttgttcatgacgtcacgtgtttcgcgaatttcggttcgtaatctgaaatttgttcgtacgttaagttgaaacagatcgttcgtaacccgaaatgttcatatggtaaaccgttcgtaactcaagggtcgactgtaaaTCTGTCTCTggatgtgtgcagcatgtcaTGATGCCAAATAGAATTATTCTTCTTGATATTTCAGGTATATTCAAGGAAATGCAGGAACTGGGATTTGCTAGAATGATGCCATTTGAGAATTTTAAACAACTTGCTGGAGATTATTTGCTTGCACCACAGGATATTGTTTCCCTTCCAACAAGTTATACTCCGTCAGATGTTCAAACAAAGGAAGATGGCAACATTCCAAATTTTTATCAGTATTTGTACCCAGAATTGCTGCCTGGAATCATTGAAACTGTGGAAGTCATGCAAGTAGTTCATCCATTAAAGATTTTTTGCAAACTGCATGTCTTTTCCTATGAACTAAACAAGTTAAGTGAGCAGATTCATGAATTCTATGAAGGCACTGCTGCTGCATTAATGGAAAGGCCACTATGCGATGGGTCTCCTTGTGCTACAAAAGGAAGTGATGGCAAGTGGTATAGATCTCTTCTAAAGCAAAACATTCTGTCAGATATTGTGAAGGTGTTTCATGTTGATTATGGAATGGGGGATTTTGTAAAAGTTGGAGATATCAGACCTTTATCTTCAAAGTTCTTCAGACTTCCAGTTGTTACGTATCCATGTTCCATGTATGGTATAATGGATGATGGCAATGGCTGGACAACAGGTCAGATTGATAAACTGAAAACAATTTTACAGAATCAAATCTTCATTGGAAAATTTGAGAAACAAAGTTCATCAGAAGGAATTTACTGTGTTACACTCTATGGAAATGATAATGTGAACATTAACAACAATTTTGCTGTCCAAGAGAAATGTCTGTATATAACTGAAAAAGCTGCTTTTTACTGCCCTTTTGGGATTCAAAGCCAAGAAAGTTTTAAAGGTTGCCATAAGCATGCATATTCAGTACCAACTCACTTGCTGGACTCTCACAATCTTTCACAAGTACATCATCAGAAGGCCATGTCATCTGGGCCTGCTGAAAGTGAGACAAGTATAAGACAAGTGTGTCCTAGAGAAAAAGTACATGGAATTCAACCTGAGCAGCTTTCTTATTACAATAAAGGTGGATTTGTCCTTCCTGAACAGTTATTTACTATCGGAAGTGTTGTGGATGTTAATGTATCATACATGGAAAATGATCAGATATTTTGGTGCCAGTTGGTAAATTGTTTGGCAAGTCTTAGAACTCTAATGCATGATATCCAAAGTCACTATTCATGCAGTCAGTTTCAACCCCCCACAGGttctgtttgtattgtacgTCATCCAGATAATGGACTATGGTACCGGGCACAGATTGTAACTCGCCATCTGACCCATCATGTTGATGTGAAGCTGCTTGACTATGGGCAAAAGCTTAAAGTGCCTTTGCAAGATTTGCGACCTATTGATCCCAAATTTCTAACGTTGATATGCCAAGCTTTTCAGTGCAGCCTTTTTAACAAAACAAGCTCTGGAAATTTAACTTTGAGCAATGATGCCATGTTAGACGTCTTCGGACCTATAGACCAAGCACCATTCTGCAATATCCCTTTGAAATTTACTATATGTGCAGTTATGTATGACTCCCAAGGCAAAGTGCTCAATATGGTAGATTTTATATCTCCATCTCCTAGTTCTTCTatttcagaccctttgctgtttCAGAATAAATTTGATAACTCTTCAGGACAATTGTTGGAAACAGCCTTTGATCAGAATGACAAACTTACTACATTAACACATGATCTCAACATGGGTGCCAAAGAGAAGGTTAGGATAACATGTGTTATAGGTGTGAAGCATTTCTATGGTCAGTTGAACCGAAATGGTCCCATAATTGAAAACCTGACAAAAGACATCCAGCAATTTTGTGGTATGGCCGAGAAGGCCAGACATCAGTTTTCACCTCAAATGATGTGTCTTGCAAGATATGGTGACCAGTGGCACAGAGGACAAATCAAATCCATAAATTCCAAAATCATTGTGCATTTTGTTGATTATGGTGATGTCTTGACTTTGGATACGTCTGACGTTTTACCAGTTCCAGCTCAGCTCAGTGCAGCTATGTCTATCCCATTCCAGGCTGTGTGTTTTCAACTCTTCAATGTACATTTAGAAGAATCCCATGAACTGAATAACTGGTTCAGAAATCACATCACTGACTGTACATTCACTGTTACTATAATGGAGAGAAATCCTGCTGGAAAACTATCAGTGAGACTACATGATGGAAAAACCAACGTAAATCTAATGATAGAGgagaaatttaatgaaagtaacAAAAACGAAAATGTCAGCAAAAGAGCAGTAAGCAAATTACTGTCCAACGACATGGAGCCTTTTAAGGGAAAAGGATGTTTTGATGACAAACTCCAAGCTAACTCGAACATACATCAGAATGACCTGAAACAGTCTGAGCAAAGCCGCTCTGACATTGAGAAAAATGTTCAAAGTTTGAATGTAAACATTTGTAAAAGTGGACTCGCAACTGGTAAAACTACCCCTAGAAAAGTGGACAATGACCAACATTTAACATCTCATTCAAAGCTCATAGAACTTCCTTCAAGATTCTTAAAAGCAGGATTAGTCTCAGAAGTGTACATTTCACATTGCAACAGCCCATCAAGTTTTTTCATTCAGCTTGCAAGTGAAGAGTGTGATATCTTTGCccttgttgacaaactgaattGTTCTCACATATGTAAGTTACCA is a genomic window containing:
- the LOC134325450 gene encoding LOW QUALITY PROTEIN: tudor domain-containing 6 (The sequence of the model RefSeq protein was modified relative to this genomic sequence to represent the inferred CDS: inserted 4 bases in 2 codons), translated to MGSLHVLPSVASNVTICITRVNLQHDCSFVELGGSFNHVQLAKEISDQMKQDIQIPKERDCDFEGNPGDXCLVEEDQTWQXLFLIDDGRTLWVTSTVLARGQSSFFNLLPMMELFILASASPLSLENRWSPTASEFLKSLVDCKSVSGCVQHVMMPNRIILLDISGIFKEMQELGFARMMPFENFKQLAGDYLLAPQDIVSLPTSYTPSDVQTKEDGNIPNFYQYLYPELLPGIIETVEVMQVVHPLKIFCKLHVFSYELNKLSEQIHEFYEGTAAALMERPLCDGSPCATKGSDGKWYRSLLKQNILSDIVKVFHVDYGMGDFVKVGDIRPLSSKFFRLPVVTYPCSMYGIMDDGNGWTTGQIDKLKTILQNQIFIGKFEKQSSSEGIYCVTLYGNDNVNINNNFAVQEKCLYITEKAAFYCPFGIQSQESFKGCHKHAYSVPTHLLDSHNLSQVHHQKAMSSGPAESETSIRQVCPREKVHGIQPEQLSYYNKGGFVLPEQLFTIGSVVDVNVSYMENDQIFWCQLVNCLASLRTLMHDIQSHYSCSQFQPPTGSVCIVRHPDNGLWYRAQIVTRHLTHHVDVKLLDYGQKLKVPLQDLRPIDPKFLTLICQAFQCSLFNKTSSGNLTLSNDAMLDVFGPIDQAPFCNIPLKFTICAVMYDSQGKVLNMVDFISPSPSSSISDPLLFQNKFDNSSGQLLETAFDQNDKLTTLTHDLNMGAKEKVRITCVIGVKHFYGQLNRNGPIIENLTKDIQQFCGMAEKARHQFSPQMMCLARYGDQWHRGQIKSINSKIIVHFVDYGDVLTLDTSDVLPVPAQLSAAMSIPFQAVCFQLFNVHLEESHELNNWFRNHITDCTFTVTIMERNPAGKLSVRLHDGKTNVNLMIEEKFNESNKNENVSKRAVSKLLSNDMEPFKGKGCFDDKLQANSNIHQNDLKQSEQSRSDIEKNVQSLNVNICKSGLATGKTTPRKVDNDQHLTSHSKLIELPSRFLKAGLVSEVYISHCNSPSSFFIQLASEECDIFALVDKLNCSHICKLPVDFSQSHPGDIVNAEYPTDGAWYRAVVQNKHKDGTIQVEFIDFGNEATLPVSKVWRLDSEFLQFPRYSIHCCLSTDDGKIQTQWTQEQITDFKNVVCEKKLFCHFIKQNSSFWEVNIRDQDVMLAESFIEKKTTVNLNCNTPQTFCFQDVCSGQYKKPVLSLGQTIEVYASSIVGPDFFWCQYTDSTKLDNISLEVQEFGNSAQTDLVSVDHLSPGDPCVALYPDDNMWYRAQVISKSASSVSVLFVDYGNENEIPYTSVKAVPTSQLETPPQAFLCQLEGFKVTHGCWNDSAAARFFDLIVDSPLKVKIQNMEETINYSTIFKYHVQVECKMLLINDIMKDYWNHSITQVCEQSSNDGCLKPTEVEWSDASQCLPNVTDLHPVTIKQDFTSEVYISHINSLSSFFVQLAKDENSLFLLTEQLNSNSSLVNDLVQLNSIKCGSLVKAVFPDDESWYRAVIKDNNGNDGIHVEFIDFGNEATLTSTNVCKLDEQFLHFPRFSIHCCLQENTAGIQNGMEEEASLLSSVLAKGCEKKLFCKFIKETNSTWEVQITDQRSSVEEISLEKWDDFNELQTAPPHQECSEVVMLTDMFSFKKPEMSTDQTVEVYASSIVGPNDFWCQYANSEKLDKISLIAQEIGNNAETGCIRIGQLCPGGPCIALYSDTMWYRAQIKQKSSNTVSVIFVDYGNEAETEPDSIKPLPVSLMEYPLQAFPCQLEGFNPSEGYWNDNAHAKFFELLSDKPLEVTIQKITNNLGSLTSPYYVRVQSNEYDINDQMKHYWNLSVNPLSPNVDSVPFHKVSSHEKEVNELPNDNSAETGAPDLSPVLASDLGHEEHEVFIGNGHSNEEPANYNNNKISGSVGVQSIQEKGHLEQVSPKWTTRHNVDVLNAQAELDNSVTNQIKSELYNSDHQLLPMLEEMIPHGNMTEEILYQPEQDELKDINGHDDF